A segment of the Sulfurovum indicum genome:
ATACTCAACCAGGCTTTGCGTTATGAGCATCATCCGGACAATATTACTCCTGCCGTTATGGGCGGTTTCAATGTCGCATGTGTAGAAGGGGACAGAGTCTACAGTAAAAAGAGACGGCTTCCGGATTACCTCAATGCAGTAGTGGTGGTGCCAAACCGTACTATCTCTACAGCCAAGTCACGTACGGTACTTCCAAAAATGTACCGCAAGGAGGAGACTGTATATTCTCTTTCACGGGCAGCCTATATGACAGCACTTTTTATGAGTGAATCATGGGATCTGCTCCGTATAGCATCAAAGGATAAGTTACATCAGGCGCGTCGTATGAAAATGATGCCGGAGCTTTTTGAAGTACAGAAAACAGCTCTTAAACATGGTGCAGTAATGAGCACACTTTCCGGATCGGGATCGACATTTTTTAATCTTGTGTATGAAAAAGATGCCCAAAAGATCCATAGTGCACTGCAATCCCGTTTTCCTCAGTTCCGGGTCTTTACCCTTGCTTTGGACAACAATGGGGTAATGGTTAAGAGCTAAGCAGAGCTCTTAATCTCTTTTTGGGTATAATACGCATGAAAAAATCACAGCCTATACGAATGTGCATCGCTTGCCGGAGCAGACATCCTCAAAACATTTTGATTAGACTTAAGCAGGAAGGTAATAACATCATAGCCTATAACGGAGTAGGCAGGAGTTTTTATCTCTGTGAGATTTGCAGTCAAAATGAAAAAAAGATCAGAGGCTTGGTGAAACGTTTTAAACAGGATGAAGTACATTTTGTGAAATTGTTGAGAGAGATGACACAAACAGTCAACTCATGCGATACGTCGCATTTAAATGAAGGAGTTAATAAATAATGGATAAAGTAAAAATCCAAGAAGTAGCAGAAGAAGCGGGGTTGTCAAATGGCGAGCTCATTGAAAAAGCAAAAGAGCTCGGCTTTGATGTCAAGGCACCAAACAGTACGATCAGTATGGAGAATGCCGGTATACTCGTAGACTATGCTATCAGCGGCAGCCTGCCAAAAGGGTTCAGGAAATCTGAAGAGAAGAAAAAAATAACTGTTGTAAAGAAAAAAGAGACAGAGAAAACGGAAGAGGAAGTTCCGAAGACAGAGAGTATTGAAACGGTTGCCGAAGAGAGTTCTTTACAAAAAGAAGAAAAAACCGAAAGTCCTGAAGAGAGAGTAGCCGAATCTAAAGAAGAAAAAGAAGTACCTGTAGAGAAAACTGTATTAAAAGAGGTAAAGAAGCGCAAGGGGATCTCTGTGATCAGTAAAAAAACAGAACCTGAAGCAGAAACCTTAAAAGCAGAGCAAAAGGAAAGTGAACGGCCTAAACGCAAAACGCTTTCACGTTCAGGCATTAAGATCGTAAGAAAAGCGAAACCGGCACCGGTACGGGCTGCAACAAAGATATCGATGGGAGAAGCTGCATCTGTACCTTCCAGGAAAAAGGTTAAAAAGGGACCGGCTCAGGCAAAAGAGACTGGAAAAAAGATCGATATTTTCAACCATGACAGTATGAGTGGTGACATTGACAGCGGATTTGGTGAAGAAGAGGTTGTACTGCTTGATTTCTCTGACAAGAATATCTATGAAGAGATGATGCGACAGGAACAGAAGCGTAAAGAAGAGGCTAAAAAAAGAGAGTTGGCAGCAGGTGGTCCTGCAAAAGGCAGACAACCGTTCCGTCCTCAGCAGAAGCGATCGCTCAAACGTGGCGGAAAGCGCAAGAAATACAGTAAAGAGGAAAGTACAGATGTTATTACTTCTGTCGAAATCCCTGAGAATGTGAGGGTCTATGAGTTTGCCGAAAAGATAGGCAAGACAGCAGGTGATGTCATTAAGGTACTTTTTGCATTGGGAATGATGGTAACCAAAAACGATTTCCTCTCAAAAGATGAGATCGAGATCCTTGCTGAAGAGTTTGGGGTGGAAGTGACCACGATGAATCCGCTTGATGAACTTGATTATGTACAGGTGTATGATGCCAAACCAAATGAGAATCTTGAAGAGAGACCGCCGGTTATAACCATTATGGGACACGTTGACCATGGTAAGACTTCATTGCTTGACAGGATACGTTCTGCAAAAGTGGCAGATAAAGAGGCTGGCGGTATTACACAGCATGTAGGAGCCTATCAGATAGAGAAAGAGGGCAAGAAGATAACTTTCGTTGACACTCCGGGGCACGAAGCCTTTACTGAGATGCGTTCGCGCGGAGCACAGGCAACTGATATTGTAATCATTGTGGTTGCAGCAGATGATGGTGTTATGCCGCAGACCAAAGAAGCGATTGCACATACCAAAGCAGCAGGTGTGCCGATGATCGTTGCGATCAACAAGATTGATAAACCAAATGCAAATCCGGACAACGTCAAGGCACAACTTGCTGAGATCGATGTAATGGCAGCAGACTGGGGTGGAGAGTATGAGTTCGTTCCTGTCTCTGCACATAGCGGTGAAGGGATCGATGAACTTCTTGAAACGATCCTTCTTCAGGCAGAAGTGATGGAACTTGAAGCTGATCCGACCAGAGAAGCTAAAGCAGTTGTGGTTGAGAGCTCATTGGAAAAAGGATTTGGCCCGGTTGCCAATGTGATTATCAAGAACGGAACGCTTCATGTAGGGGATAATGTGATTGTTGGTACGACATATGGACGTATCAGAGCAATTAAACTCGATGATGGCAGCAATGTCAAAGAGATCGGTCCAAGTACACCGGCAGCTATTGTGGGATTGAATGAAGTGCCGGGTGCCGGTGAAACACTGGTAGTAATGGAGAATGAAAAAGAAGCACGTGAACTGGCTGAAAAACGTGCAGAGTATGAAAGAGCAAAACAGCTTTCAAAAAGTACGAAAGCATCATTGGAAGATCTGTCAGCACTTATCGCAGAAGGTCAGCTCAAGTCTCTTCCTGTTATCATCAAAGCAGATGTGCAAGGATCGCTTGAAGCGATCAAGGGTAGTTTGGAGAAGCTTAGAAATGAAGAGGTCAAGGTTAATATTATCCATGAAGGTGTAGGTGGGGTTACAGAGAGTGACGTAACGTTGGCAGATGCCAGTGAACATGCAGTCATTCTCGGTTTTAATGTCAGACCTACAGGATCAGTCAAGAAGAAAGCGAAAGAACTGGGCGTGGAGATCCGTACCTACAGTATTATTTATGATCTGCTTGATGATGTGAAGGCATTGCTTGGCGGTCTGATGAGTCCTGTGATCAAAGAAGAGGTGACGGGTCAGGCGGAAGTACGTGAAACCTTTGTTGTGGGTAAAGTAGGAACCATTGCCGGATGTAAGGTGACTGACGGTGTGATCACACGTAACTCCAAAGCAAGACTCATCCGTGACGGTGTTGTGGTATATGAGAGCTCTATTTCTTCCCTTAAACGCTTCAATGAAGATGCGAAAGAGGTGAAGAATGGTTATGAGTGTGGTATTATGCTTGAGAACTTTAATGATATAAAAGAAGGTGATGTAATTGAAACCTTCAAAGATGTTGAGGAACAGGTAAAGCTGTAATATGACACAAGAAGAGATTAAGCGTAAGCGCACGGAATCGGTGCTTAGAGAGATCATTCCTGAAGCATTGGCAACATTGGATGACAGTCGTATCAATTCATTGTTAGTGACCGATGTGGTCTGTTCTAAAGGAAGAAGCGATGCAAAGGTCTATCTGGACAAATCCTTTTTGACAGAGCAGGAACAGCGCGAAGCACTTAAACAGTTGCGTGCAGTAGCAGGCTACATCCAAAATCATTGTAAGCAAAGTGAAGGGTGGTTCAAGGCACCGCGTTTTACCTTTGAATTTGATGAACAGCTTGAAAAACAGAGCCGGATGGAAGAGCTTTTCAAGCAGATCGCACAACGCAAAAAGGATGAGAGTGATGAATCTTGAGGAGCAGATCGCCAAGATCGTTGAGGCAAACGGTGCATCTCTTTATGATATAGAAGTTGTTACAGAGTTTGATGAGGCAATTTATCGTGTTTATATTACTAAGACAGGTGGTGTAGAGCTTGATCTCTGTGCAGAAATATCCAATGAACTCTCTCCATTTCTCGATGTCAATCCTCCTATGCATGGGCATTACCGCTTGGAGGTAAGCTCTCCAGGTATTGAAAGAAAGCTGATTAAACCGGTACATTTCCAAAATGCTATTGGTGAAAAAGTGAAGATCAAAATTCCCGGGAAGGAACGCCTTAAAGGGGTAATGAAGTCGGCTGATGATGAAGGTTTTACGGTTGGGACCAAAGAGGGTGATGTCACTTTAAAGTATGGTGATATAGGTACAGCAAAAACCTATTTTGAGTGGTAATATGCATTAGAAAATATAAAAGGCATCCATAAAGAAGAAGTGCTTTTTATCTGCTGGCTTGAAACTAAAGTGTGCTTTCAAAAGCTTGCTGAAAGTGAGAAGCAGAAGTATGATCTGCGAAGATAAAAACATTGAAGAAGGGAAGATCGTATGAACCTGGATGAAATATTTATGCGGCTTGCCCTGGATGAAGCGTGGAAATATCAGCTTCTCACTTATCCAAATCCTGCTGTAGGTGCAGTTATTGTACAAAATGGCCGTATCCTCGCTGTTCAGGCACATCAGAAAGCCGGCACTTCGCATGCAGAAGTAATTGCCTTGCTCTATGCGTATGAAGTACTCTCTTCAAAGAGGATCGTTTTTGACAGGTTTGATGCGCATAAGGCCCATGATTTTTTGTTATCTCTTCCCAAAAATTTTTTTTCTGAATGTACGATCTATGTGACTTTGGAACCCTGTTCCCATACAGGAAAAACACCCTCCTGTGCCTCTTTGTTACAGAAACTTTCGCCAAAGCGTGTGGTTATAGGATTAAAAGATCCCATTACAGGACACAACAATGGTGCGAAAATGCTCAAAAGCGTCACTTTAGGGGTACTTGAGGATGCGTGCAGGGATTTGCTGGAGCCCTTTTTGATCTGGCAGAAACGTGCATTTGTTCTTTTTAAACTGGCACAAACCACTAATGGACGTATTGGAGGAGGGTACCTAAGCTCACAAGCATCTTTGTACCATGTCCATCAGCTCCGGGAGGTGTGCAGTACTCTTATGATCGGTGGTAATACCGTACGTATTGACAGACCGATACTCGATTGCCGTTTTACCCAAGGCAGAGCACCAAATGTAACAATTTATAGCAAAAAGAAAAAATTTGATGAGACCATACCTCTTTTTGGGGTAAACAGACGCTCTGTAACAGTCACAGAGGAACTTGACTGGTTAACAGAACCCTCTTTTGTACTGGTTGAAGGAGGAGAGAGGATGCTGAAAGCATTGAAAGATCATATCGATTGGATGCTGATATATCAAACACCTAAGCTCTCTACGCATGAATTATCCTATAATATCGACATGAATTTAGCATTTTTGCATCAGGATAAAAAAGATGCAGATATAATGATATGGAGTAGACAAGTTGGGCATTGAAAAACTGACAGATAAACAGCAGAAACAGGAAAAGATCGTAGAGATGTTTGATAACATTGCCGAGACCTATGACCTGGCCAACAGGGTGCTGAGTATGGGTATTGATATCCAATGGCGCAAAAAGGGCTGTGATAAAGCTTTTGAGATACTGAAGAAAAAAGAACTTGAACAGATTACAGATGTTGCAACTGGTACCGGAGACCTGCTGATCTATTGGAAAGAACAGGCACAGAAGAATGGTATTGAGATAGAGAAGTATGTCGGTATCGATCCATCAGTAGGGATGCTTGAAGTGGCAAAGAAGAAAGTCGATTTTGCCAATTTTATTGAAGGAAAGGCGCAGGAACTCCCCATAGGGAACCAAAGTACCAATGTCATCTCGATCTCTTACGGAATTCGCAATGTAGTGGACCGGGTAGAAGCACTGCAAGAGTTCCATAGGGCTTTGAAACCAGGCGGCATAGTGGTAATACTTGAATTTACAAAGCAGGATAGAAGTGGGTTGATAGACAAAGTAGTAGATTTTGGAATGAAAAAAGTACTGCCGCGTATTGGTGGTTTGATCTCAAAGAATTATGAAGCTTACAAATATCTTCCCGACTCTATTGAAGAGTTCCTGACAACTGAAATGCTAAGCCAGGAGCTTGAGGAGGCCGGATTTGAGATGAAATATACCAAATCCTTTTCAATGGGAATCAGTACGCTTTTGGTGGCGCAGAAGATTTAATGAGGAGTGAGCAGTGAACAGTGAAGAGTGTCGGTTTTCTTTGCTTCGCAATTCCTTTATTCATACAGCCGCTTTCCGGAAGGAAAGCATACAACAATTCCTCATTCCTCATTCCTCATTCCTCATTTCATTTTCATGGAAAATACCATGCAAATGATGTCTGTTTCATCGCTTAATACAAAGATTAAATCTCTCCTGGAAGCGACTTTTATGCATATTCTCGTTGAAGGTGAAATCGCTTCTGTTACTTATCATACTTCCGGTCATCTCTATTTTAGTATCAAAGATGACAAGAGTTCCATCAAGTGTGTCATGTGGCGTTCTTCTGTAGTCAAGATGAAGTTTCGTATCGAGAAGGGAATGCATATTGTTGTTGAAGGTTCTGTCAGTGTTTACACACCAAGAGGGGAATACCAGTTCCAAACCGTCAGAATCGAACCATATGGTCAGGGTGCTTTGGCATTGGCCTTTGAACAGCTTAAAGAGAGGTTGAAGGCAAAAGGTTATTTTGATGTACAAAAAAAGAAACCTATTCCCAAACAGATCCTTAAAATAGCTTTGGTAACAGCCAAAGAGAGTGCAGCACTGCATGATATGCTTAAGATCATTGAAAAACGATGGCCCATGGTGGAAGTATACGTAGTCGATACGTTGGTTCAGGGAGAAGCAGCTGCCCCGCAGATTGTCAAAAGTTTGAAATATGCCGATAGACTAGGTGCGGATGTTGTGGTTGTCGGACGAGGGGGAGGATCAGTAGAAGATCTTTGGGCTTTCAATGAAGAGGTGGTAGCAGATATGATCTTTGCTATGAAGACTCCGGTAGTAAGTGCGGTAGGACATGAGGTGGATGTACTGATCTCTGATTATGTGGCAGATCTGAGAGCACCTACTCCCAGTGCAGCTATAGAGATGATACTGCCCGATCGTAATGAGGTTCTTTATATGCTTGATGAATTGGCAGAACGTTTTGGAAGCAGTGTCAGGCACAGGATCGATCAGAAAATGCAGCTTTTAAGACATAGTAAGACATTACTGATACAAAGTTCTCCCTCCCGTAAACTGCAGGAGACACAAAGGGCATTTCTCAGCCTGAAAGAGGAGTTTAATCGAACTGTTCGACATAGACTGGATCTGTATAGTGTACAGGTTCCTCAGCTGCAGGTAGAGTTCCAAAATAGCATGGCACTTGTGCTTCGCTATAAAATGCAGCAGGTAGAGTATTTGTATGAAAAGATAAAGCTGAGTGATCCAAGACAACAGTGTAAAACAGGATGGGCACAAGTATCCAAGGATGGAAAAACAGTAACCCTGGAGATGATCGAAGCAGATGAAAAATTTATAGTGGAAGATATCTCTGCTCGTATTGAAGCAATATGCTTAAGTAAAAAAGAGATATGATATGGAGAAAACTACTTTTGTACATGAATAGTGTTATAAATAAGAGTGAAAAGATACTGATTCTTGATGAGGATTGAAAAAACAAGGTAAAATATGGAATTTTCATTAGAAACAGTGTTATTGTGTGGCGGGCTGATCGGAATGGTCATTATATTGCTGATTATCCAGAAGAGACATAATGACTTGAAAAAGCGTATTGAAGCTGAAGTGCAGATGTTTAAAAAAGCATTTGATATTTCAGAAGTTTCCATTCTTGTTCTTTCAGATAACAATAAAATACATTATGCCAATCAAGCAGCACAAAAGCTTCTCTCCTTACCCAAAGAGTATATAGATAAAGCACTCGATCCAATGCCTAAAATAAAAATTAAAAAAGAGTGGATTCCGTTGGACAGATTTATCCAGGAAGTACGACAGAATGATAATGAAAAGATGCACTCTTTTCCTCAATCAAGTTTGTCTGTCGGATGGAATATACAACAAAGCATACCGGTAAATTTCTATGTAGACCGTTCGTCCATGGGGAAACCTTATATGCAGTGGTGCAATATTATTGCTATTCATG
Coding sequences within it:
- a CDS encoding DUF448 domain-containing protein translates to MKKSQPIRMCIACRSRHPQNILIRLKQEGNNIIAYNGVGRSFYLCEICSQNEKKIRGLVKRFKQDEVHFVKLLREMTQTVNSCDTSHLNEGVNK
- the rbfA gene encoding 30S ribosome-binding factor RbfA; amino-acid sequence: MTQEEIKRKRTESVLREIIPEALATLDDSRINSLLVTDVVCSKGRSDAKVYLDKSFLTEQEQREALKQLRAVAGYIQNHCKQSEGWFKAPRFTFEFDEQLEKQSRMEELFKQIAQRKKDESDES
- the ubiE gene encoding bifunctional demethylmenaquinone methyltransferase/2-methoxy-6-polyprenyl-1,4-benzoquinol methylase UbiE produces the protein MGIEKLTDKQQKQEKIVEMFDNIAETYDLANRVLSMGIDIQWRKKGCDKAFEILKKKELEQITDVATGTGDLLIYWKEQAQKNGIEIEKYVGIDPSVGMLEVAKKKVDFANFIEGKAQELPIGNQSTNVISISYGIRNVVDRVEALQEFHRALKPGGIVVILEFTKQDRSGLIDKVVDFGMKKVLPRIGGLISKNYEAYKYLPDSIEEFLTTEMLSQELEEAGFEMKYTKSFSMGISTLLVAQKI
- the ribD gene encoding bifunctional diaminohydroxyphosphoribosylaminopyrimidine deaminase/5-amino-6-(5-phosphoribosylamino)uracil reductase RibD, which codes for MNLDEIFMRLALDEAWKYQLLTYPNPAVGAVIVQNGRILAVQAHQKAGTSHAEVIALLYAYEVLSSKRIVFDRFDAHKAHDFLLSLPKNFFSECTIYVTLEPCSHTGKTPSCASLLQKLSPKRVVIGLKDPITGHNNGAKMLKSVTLGVLEDACRDLLEPFLIWQKRAFVLFKLAQTTNGRIGGGYLSSQASLYHVHQLREVCSTLMIGGNTVRIDRPILDCRFTQGRAPNVTIYSKKKKFDETIPLFGVNRRSVTVTEELDWLTEPSFVLVEGGERMLKALKDHIDWMLIYQTPKLSTHELSYNIDMNLAFLHQDKKDADIMIWSRQVGH
- the xseA gene encoding exodeoxyribonuclease VII large subunit, with the translated sequence MMSVSSLNTKIKSLLEATFMHILVEGEIASVTYHTSGHLYFSIKDDKSSIKCVMWRSSVVKMKFRIEKGMHIVVEGSVSVYTPRGEYQFQTVRIEPYGQGALALAFEQLKERLKAKGYFDVQKKKPIPKQILKIALVTAKESAALHDMLKIIEKRWPMVEVYVVDTLVQGEAAAPQIVKSLKYADRLGADVVVVGRGGGSVEDLWAFNEEVVADMIFAMKTPVVSAVGHEVDVLISDYVADLRAPTPSAAIEMILPDRNEVLYMLDELAERFGSSVRHRIDQKMQLLRHSKTLLIQSSPSRKLQETQRAFLSLKEEFNRTVRHRLDLYSVQVPQLQVEFQNSMALVLRYKMQQVEYLYEKIKLSDPRQQCKTGWAQVSKDGKTVTLEMIEADEKFIVEDISARIEAICLSKKEI
- the rimP gene encoding ribosome maturation factor RimP, coding for MNLEEQIAKIVEANGASLYDIEVVTEFDEAIYRVYITKTGGVELDLCAEISNELSPFLDVNPPMHGHYRLEVSSPGIERKLIKPVHFQNAIGEKVKIKIPGKERLKGVMKSADDEGFTVGTKEGDVTLKYGDIGTAKTYFEW
- the thrB gene encoding homoserine kinase — encoded protein: MFVSVPATSANLGPGFDTLGLAVDLRNEIIIKPSKFLSISTHGEGSDNPKIKKNTLFLSIFNENYKRLTGRTDNFRFEFHNRIPISRGLGSSSAVIVAALSAAYTTAGVRYNKREILNQALRYEHHPDNITPAVMGGFNVACVEGDRVYSKKRRLPDYLNAVVVVPNRTISTAKSRTVLPKMYRKEETVYSLSRAAYMTALFMSESWDLLRIASKDKLHQARRMKMMPELFEVQKTALKHGAVMSTLSGSGSTFFNLVYEKDAQKIHSALQSRFPQFRVFTLALDNNGVMVKS
- the infB gene encoding translation initiation factor IF-2, with the translated sequence MDKVKIQEVAEEAGLSNGELIEKAKELGFDVKAPNSTISMENAGILVDYAISGSLPKGFRKSEEKKKITVVKKKETEKTEEEVPKTESIETVAEESSLQKEEKTESPEERVAESKEEKEVPVEKTVLKEVKKRKGISVISKKTEPEAETLKAEQKESERPKRKTLSRSGIKIVRKAKPAPVRAATKISMGEAASVPSRKKVKKGPAQAKETGKKIDIFNHDSMSGDIDSGFGEEEVVLLDFSDKNIYEEMMRQEQKRKEEAKKRELAAGGPAKGRQPFRPQQKRSLKRGGKRKKYSKEESTDVITSVEIPENVRVYEFAEKIGKTAGDVIKVLFALGMMVTKNDFLSKDEIEILAEEFGVEVTTMNPLDELDYVQVYDAKPNENLEERPPVITIMGHVDHGKTSLLDRIRSAKVADKEAGGITQHVGAYQIEKEGKKITFVDTPGHEAFTEMRSRGAQATDIVIIVVAADDGVMPQTKEAIAHTKAAGVPMIVAINKIDKPNANPDNVKAQLAEIDVMAADWGGEYEFVPVSAHSGEGIDELLETILLQAEVMELEADPTREAKAVVVESSLEKGFGPVANVIIKNGTLHVGDNVIVGTTYGRIRAIKLDDGSNVKEIGPSTPAAIVGLNEVPGAGETLVVMENEKEARELAEKRAEYERAKQLSKSTKASLEDLSALIAEGQLKSLPVIIKADVQGSLEAIKGSLEKLRNEEVKVNIIHEGVGGVTESDVTLADASEHAVILGFNVRPTGSVKKKAKELGVEIRTYSIIYDLLDDVKALLGGLMSPVIKEEVTGQAEVRETFVVGKVGTIAGCKVTDGVITRNSKARLIRDGVVVYESSISSLKRFNEDAKEVKNGYECGIMLENFNDIKEGDVIETFKDVEEQVKL